The Paramisgurnus dabryanus chromosome 1, PD_genome_1.1, whole genome shotgun sequence genome includes a window with the following:
- the LOC135745057 gene encoding transmembrane protein 60-like yields MNLSPLWEHECDEALNVCSLSCFILMSLAQRVLLTWIFTLIFLILLVLKLDGKVKWSWFIIFLPVWIFDSVLLLMLGVKVAGRCRTGHDPRLKLWYLLALMMKVGFCLTLCARLEHMTNLRLVFICVPLWTLLTGAMIELGYNILPQHTH; encoded by the exons ATGAACCTCAGTCCTTTATGGGAACATGAATGTGATGAAGCGCTAAATGTTTGCAGTCTGTCG TGTTTTATTCTAATGTCTTTGGCTCAGCGGGTTCTTCTCACCTGGATCTTCACGCTCATCTTCCTCATCCTGCTGGTTCTCAAGCTGGATGGGAAGGTGAAATGGAGCTGGTTCATTATCTTTCTGCCCGTCTGGATCTTTGACAGCGTGCTGCTGCTGATGTTGGGTGTGAAAGTGGCCGGTCGGTGTCGGACGGGTCATGACCCGCGACTGAAGCTCTGGTATCTGCTGGCTTTAATGATGAAGGTTGGATTCTGTCTGACTCTGTGCGCGCGCCTTGAACACATGACAAACCTGCGGCTCGTCTTCATATGTGTGCCTTTATGGACGCTCCTGACGGGAGCCATGATCGAGCTGGGCTACAACATCCTCccacaacacacacactga